A stretch of Girardinichthys multiradiatus isolate DD_20200921_A chromosome 20, DD_fGirMul_XY1, whole genome shotgun sequence DNA encodes these proteins:
- the rps10 gene encoding 40S ribosomal protein S10: protein MLMPKKNRIAIYELLFKEGVMVAKKDVHLAKHPELADKNVPNLHVMKAMQSLKSCGYVKEQFAWRHFYWYLTNEGIQYLRDFLHLPPEIVPATLRRQTRPETARPRPKGMEGERPARLNRGEADRDAYRRSAAPPGADKKAEAGAGAATEFQFRGGFGRGRGQQPQ, encoded by the exons ATGCTGATGCCCAAGAAGAACCGCATTGCTATCTACGAGCTCCTCTTTAAAGAGGGAGTCATGGTGGCCAAGAAAGACGTCCACCTGGCCAAGCATCCCGAGCTTGCTGACAAGAATGTCCCCAACCTTCATGTCATGAAGGCGATGCAG TCACTGAAATCCTGTGGGTATGTCAAGGAGCAATTTGCCTGGCGTCATTTTTACTGGTATCTCACCAATGAGGGTATCCAGTACCTGAGAGACTTCCTCCACCTTCCCCCAGAGATCGTCCCCGCCACCCTGCGCCGCCAGACCCGCCCTGAGACCGCAAGGCCCAGGCCCAAGG GAATGGAGGGAGAGAGACCTGCCCGCCTTAACCGGGGCGAGGCTGACAGAGATGCATACAGACGATCAGCTGCACCTC CTGGTGCTGACAAGAAAGCAGAAGCTGGTGCTGGAGCTGCTACAGAGTTCCAGTTT AGAGGTGGCTTTGGACGTGGCAGAGGACAGCAGCCTCAGTAA